The following are encoded in a window of Candidatus Dependentiae bacterium genomic DNA:
- a CDS encoding ATP-grasp domain-containing protein, with the protein MANILVICPTQRDRRELVFAHVQKDHSFIFHNYEDTGFERIIAQGIGLLSKSFDPEYVIEKMLLLCKDRNIDGVMSSEDYPGSVFASVINKNLGLYGADPEIVLRCQHKYYSRCDQLKYVPEATTRFFLIDPYSRNIKSCALQFPVFIKPIKSFFSFYANQANSKEELDFFVRSCVLPKEFLHQFNWFLKHYSSCKIDARYLLVEELLSGIQVTVEGFVHNNEVTIMGITDSVMFPGTISFKRFDYPSCLPELVQKRMSVITSCFVRGVGLNNTMFNIEMMYSERKDEIKIIEVNPRMASQFADLYEKVDGYNSYSVLIDLALGKRPTIQKNKGRFACAASFVLRVFEDKKVVQVPTEEDLTCVHQAFPESRVQIFVQPGQKLSDTFQDGKSFRYGLIHLGGTTKQDLLDRYNRCMRLLPFKFLPLAS; encoded by the coding sequence GTGGCAAATATATTGGTGATATGTCCAACACAAAGAGATCGTAGAGAGTTAGTCTTTGCTCATGTACAAAAAGATCATAGTTTCATATTTCATAATTATGAAGATACTGGGTTTGAGCGAATCATAGCTCAAGGGATTGGATTGCTTTCAAAGTCTTTTGATCCAGAATATGTTATAGAGAAGATGTTATTGCTATGTAAAGATCGTAATATTGATGGGGTTATGAGTTCTGAGGATTATCCAGGTTCGGTATTTGCAAGTGTTATTAATAAGAATCTTGGTCTGTACGGTGCAGATCCCGAAATTGTATTGCGATGTCAGCATAAATATTATTCTCGTTGTGATCAGTTAAAATATGTGCCGGAAGCTACTACCAGATTTTTTCTTATTGATCCGTATAGTCGAAATATTAAATCATGTGCGCTTCAATTTCCAGTATTTATTAAGCCAATTAAATCGTTTTTTTCTTTTTATGCCAATCAGGCAAACTCAAAAGAAGAGCTTGATTTTTTTGTGCGTTCATGTGTTTTACCAAAAGAGTTTTTGCATCAATTTAATTGGTTCTTAAAGCATTATAGCTCATGTAAAATTGATGCACGATATCTGCTTGTTGAAGAGCTGCTCTCAGGTATTCAGGTAACAGTTGAAGGTTTTGTGCATAATAATGAGGTAACGATCATGGGAATTACTGATTCGGTTATGTTTCCTGGTACTATTAGTTTTAAACGATTTGATTATCCTTCGTGTTTACCTGAGTTGGTACAAAAGCGTATGTCAGTAATAACATCATGTTTTGTGCGTGGTGTGGGACTTAATAATACCATGTTTAATATTGAAATGATGTATAGCGAACGCAAAGATGAAATTAAAATTATTGAGGTCAATCCACGCATGGCATCGCAATTTGCAGATTTGTACGAAAAGGTTGACGGATATAATTCATACTCAGTACTTATAGATTTAGCACTTGGCAAAAGGCCAACGATACAGAAAAATAAAGGAAGATTTGCGTGTGCGGCAAGTTTTGTATTGCGTGTTTTTGAAGATAAAAAAGTTGTACAGGTTCCAACAGAAGAAGATCTTACGTGTGTACACCAAGCATTTCCCGAGTCGCGTGTGCAAATTTTTGTTCAGCCTGGGCAAAAGCTTTCAGATACTTTTCAGGATGGAAAAAGCTTTCGTTATGGCTTGATACACTTGGGTGGTACTACCAAACAAGATCTTTTGGATCGTTACAACCGCTGTATGAGGTTGTTGCCGTTCAAATTTTTACCTCTTGCATCGTAA
- a CDS encoding GNAT family N-acetyltransferase, whose translation MICFLFKKILLLVFLVFAFNTFIACTGLLSFVQEKYHLVKKSFEMYKTRSHLIQQLKKLYLEKKFIQKLPSGHSIVRYKKNVHRTMVKTYLKRYAKQLRLKELFGHNYINKALKFMEQKNVRTLVYCIDNKHHIGFLTYSITPRKALWNKVNANFLLGNKATIHFFCISISHRNNGYGTSLLKRALTWLHAQTSVVYVTAQARHCDIVAHYVFEKAHFNAYKDKQTVLYTHYFDRNNYSFDKRTQQEYKDLLEGDFFDNTQDSYLTKRLHHQQIHCATNSPTQSQQYNHQVLNSTTDVETCSTFETLPETNTSTTMTLGQVNVSFDNTKKPQENVEVDGYTPLINSWKNWWFDDGYSGQYKFSDYYYC comes from the coding sequence ATGATCTGTTTTTTGTTTAAAAAAATACTTCTATTGGTATTTTTGGTTTTTGCTTTTAACACCTTTATCGCTTGCACTGGATTGCTATCATTTGTTCAAGAAAAATATCATCTAGTAAAAAAATCATTCGAGATGTATAAAACAAGATCTCACCTGATACAACAATTGAAAAAACTTTATTTAGAGAAAAAATTTATTCAAAAATTACCTAGCGGTCATAGTATTGTTCGATATAAAAAAAATGTTCACCGAACAATGGTAAAAACATACCTCAAGCGCTATGCAAAGCAGTTACGCTTAAAAGAATTGTTTGGCCATAATTATATTAATAAAGCACTCAAATTTATGGAACAAAAAAATGTTAGAACTCTCGTATATTGCATAGACAATAAACATCATATTGGTTTCCTTACCTATAGCATCACACCACGCAAAGCACTTTGGAATAAAGTAAACGCAAACTTTTTACTTGGTAATAAAGCAACAATTCACTTTTTCTGCATTTCTATTAGCCATCGCAACAATGGATATGGTACCTCACTACTCAAGAGAGCATTAACATGGCTTCATGCACAAACATCTGTAGTATATGTTACCGCACAAGCACGCCATTGTGATATTGTAGCACATTATGTATTCGAGAAAGCTCATTTTAATGCATATAAAGATAAACAAACCGTTTTATATACGCATTACTTTGATAGAAACAATTATTCCTTTGATAAGAGAACACAACAAGAATACAAAGATTTATTAGAAGGCGACTTTTTTGATAATACACAAGATAGTTACTTGACAAAAAGACTACACCATCAACAGATTCATTGTGCAACCAACAGCCCAACACAGTCCCAACAGTATAATCACCAAGTCCTCAATAGCACAACAGATGTTGAAACGTGTAGTACTTTTGAAACATTACCTGAAACAAATACCAGTACAACAATGACACTCGGCCAAGTAAATGTTTCATTTGATAATACAAAAAAACCACAAGAAAATGTTGAAGTGGATGGCTACACACCTCTGATTAATTCATGGAAAAATTGGTGGTTCGATGACGGATACAGCGGTCAATACAAGTTTTCTGATTATTATTATTGTTAA
- a CDS encoding TraR/DksA C4-type zinc finger protein has translation MEARKDLGKIKEALLTRKAELEEGMTQLYQEKFSDGQVQDAGDQALSATMEALKGSLHNTKREEYMRILEALQMIEEGTYGICTDCELPIKLKRLNLYPNATRCLACQEIFEEGIE, from the coding sequence GTGGAAGCACGCAAGGACCTGGGGAAGATAAAAGAAGCACTTCTTACACGTAAAGCTGAGCTAGAAGAAGGTATGACTCAGTTGTACCAAGAAAAATTCTCTGATGGGCAAGTGCAAGATGCTGGAGATCAGGCTCTTTCTGCGACAATGGAAGCACTCAAAGGCTCGCTGCATAACACTAAGCGGGAAGAGTATATGCGTATTTTGGAAGCACTACAGATGATCGAAGAAGGTACGTATGGCATTTGTACAGATTGTGAGTTGCCCATTAAACTAAAGCGATTAAATTTGTATCCCAACGCGACAAGATGTTTGGCATGTCAAGAAATTTTTGAAGAAGGCATCGAATAA
- a CDS encoding nucleoside deaminase encodes MECKFSDKQHAIFMQEALTQAQKSLKQDEVPIGAVVVDVRGNIIGRGHNQVMAKCSQSAHAEILAIEQAGKVQGDWRLEECWLYVTLEPCAMCMNLIILSRLEGVVFGAPSPLFGYSNQNQLDNDDGLPLYKRDALSAIVCIQSEKSVELLKQFFKQKRKSSGSTQGPGEDKRSTSYT; translated from the coding sequence ATGGAATGCAAATTTAGTGATAAACAACATGCAATTTTTATGCAAGAGGCATTAACTCAGGCCCAGAAATCGCTTAAGCAGGATGAAGTACCCATTGGGGCTGTCGTTGTTGATGTTCGGGGTAATATTATTGGGCGAGGGCATAATCAGGTTATGGCCAAATGTTCACAATCTGCGCATGCAGAAATACTTGCTATAGAGCAAGCGGGTAAAGTACAGGGAGATTGGCGTTTAGAAGAATGTTGGCTTTATGTAACGCTTGAGCCCTGTGCTATGTGTATGAATTTAATTATACTGAGCAGGCTAGAAGGTGTAGTATTTGGTGCACCGTCTCCATTGTTCGGGTATTCAAATCAAAATCAACTTGACAATGATGATGGACTTCCGCTATACAAGAGAGATGCTTTAAGCGCCATAGTTTGCATACAGTCGGAAAAATCAGTTGAATTATTGAAGCAATTTTTTAAACAAAAAAGGAAAAGCAGTGGAAGCACGCAAGGACCTGGGGAAGATAAAAGAAGCACTTCTTACACGTAA
- the rpsI gene encoding 30S ribosomal protein S9, which translates to MAEAKRAPKATSQEKTEVKKSVELKVADKKIEKKSTTIQAKGILNPLRAHGVGRRKKAVARVWLKRGKGDIVVNGKKLDMYFDTKVTAATAVMAFKAVSISIMYDAQVNVRGGGLWGQADAVKLGIARALVDVDSALKPELRKHGLLTVDARNKERKKYGQRGARRKFQFVKR; encoded by the coding sequence ATGGCAGAAGCAAAAAGAGCGCCAAAAGCTACGTCTCAGGAAAAAACTGAAGTGAAAAAATCTGTAGAGTTAAAAGTGGCTGATAAGAAAATTGAAAAAAAAAGTACTACAATTCAAGCAAAAGGTATCTTAAATCCTTTACGTGCTCATGGTGTAGGCCGACGAAAAAAGGCGGTTGCTCGCGTGTGGCTTAAACGTGGCAAGGGTGATATTGTGGTTAATGGTAAAAAATTAGATATGTATTTTGACACTAAAGTTACTGCTGCAACTGCAGTAATGGCATTTAAAGCGGTATCTATTTCTATTATGTATGATGCACAAGTGAATGTACGGGGCGGTGGGCTTTGGGGCCAAGCCGATGCCGTTAAACTTGGTATTGCACGTGCATTAGTTGATGTTGATTCAGCACTTAAACCAGAGCTTCGTAAACACGGTCTATTAACTGTTGATGCACGTAATAAAGAGCGTAAGAAATATGGTCAACGTGGTGCTCGCCGTAAGTTCCAATTTGTAAAACGCTAA
- a CDS encoding S41 family peptidase: protein MKQYLTLALLFSLSTTSIVLCAKIGMQNNNSATNNNKTNRENEQKEDKSFDEIAYTWTRTFAEMLQKTEQKHYRINNLQECMIHAFDAFLNCLDPHSDFLGPKSFKSISDKISGEFFGIGVIIDATRDAKDKFMTIVDTIPEGPSDKAGIRPMDKIIEIEGKPLEGMSTEETMVLLKGPKDSVVHVKILRDGQSDLLEFDIIRDVIKEQVLLAFYLEKIQTYYVALTMFTSNSAYQLEKLLNKIKKKKVRALILDLRNNSGGLLDAAIDIIGLFAPNKSLVVTQKDKNNQEINRHETHREPLDINVPIFILTNNFTASAAEILAGCLKQHSEHLEKKGKKQKQLMIFIVGSRTFGKGSVQEVIPVSNNSAVKITTSLYFLPDNVSIQGEGITPDFVVEKTFPPTKQVSWFTKYYGREQSLKNYIKTTEDKEEQEKESPDKKEEKLQHQTWSQRAQTRLQEDNQFKQALTLANIYHVAKTSCPQNVSNRHKAIEFMNSVFISDNEITMQEVKI, encoded by the coding sequence ATGAAACAATACCTTACCCTCGCCCTTTTATTCTCACTTTCTACAACCAGTATAGTTCTGTGTGCAAAAATTGGTATGCAAAATAATAACAGCGCTACAAATAACAATAAGACAAACAGAGAAAATGAACAAAAAGAAGACAAAAGTTTTGATGAAATAGCCTACACCTGGACAAGAACTTTTGCAGAAATGTTACAAAAAACAGAACAGAAACATTATCGCATAAATAATCTACAAGAGTGCATGATTCATGCTTTTGATGCTTTTTTAAATTGCCTTGATCCACACTCTGATTTTTTGGGACCAAAATCATTTAAAAGTATTTCAGATAAAATTAGTGGAGAATTTTTTGGAATCGGCGTCATTATTGATGCAACACGAGATGCAAAAGATAAATTTATGACCATTGTAGATACAATACCAGAAGGTCCCTCGGATAAAGCTGGTATTCGTCCAATGGACAAAATTATTGAAATTGAAGGTAAACCACTTGAGGGAATGTCTACTGAAGAAACAATGGTTCTTCTCAAGGGACCTAAAGACAGTGTTGTTCATGTAAAAATATTACGAGATGGTCAATCTGATTTACTCGAGTTTGACATAATCCGTGATGTTATCAAAGAGCAAGTCCTCCTTGCTTTCTACCTAGAGAAAATTCAAACGTACTATGTTGCACTTACGATGTTTACTAGTAATTCAGCATATCAATTAGAAAAACTCCTTAATAAAATCAAAAAGAAAAAAGTACGTGCTCTCATTTTAGATCTACGTAATAATTCTGGCGGGCTTTTGGATGCTGCAATTGATATCATTGGTCTTTTTGCTCCTAATAAAAGTCTCGTCGTTACCCAAAAAGACAAAAACAACCAAGAAATTAATCGGCATGAAACGCACAGAGAGCCACTAGATATTAATGTACCAATATTTATTCTCACCAATAATTTTACCGCATCAGCTGCAGAAATTCTTGCTGGTTGTTTAAAACAGCATTCTGAACATCTGGAAAAAAAAGGTAAAAAACAAAAACAGTTAATGATCTTTATTGTTGGAAGCCGTACTTTTGGCAAAGGATCTGTACAAGAAGTAATTCCAGTGAGTAATAACAGCGCAGTAAAAATAACTACATCGCTTTACTTTCTACCAGATAATGTTTCTATTCAAGGCGAGGGTATTACACCCGATTTTGTTGTAGAAAAAACATTTCCACCAACAAAGCAAGTCAGCTGGTTTACTAAATATTATGGAAGAGAGCAGTCACTCAAAAATTATATCAAGACAACTGAGGACAAAGAAGAACAGGAAAAAGAGTCTCCAGATAAAAAAGAAGAAAAACTACAACACCAAACATGGTCACAGCGCGCACAGACGCGATTACAAGAAGACAATCAATTTAAACAAGCCCTCACATTGGCAAATATATATCATGTTGCCAAAACAAGTTGTCCGCAGAATGTAAGCAACCGGCACAAAGCAATTGAGTTCATGAATAGTGTATTTATTAGTGACAATGAAATTACGATGCAAGAGGTAAAAATTTGA
- a CDS encoding superoxide dismutase: protein MEYRLPSLPYDYGALEPYIDTVTMEIHHTKHHQGYVNILNNCLETHPELQNKPLTDLLKQLNTLPDSAQASIRNNGGGHYNHSLFWQVMKKNGGGEPKGHIGEEIKKTFGNFQIFQDHFNATAKTVFGSGWAWLCVVQNGELRIMSTLNQDSPLSQNIYPILGLDVWEHAYYLKYQNRRPDYINAWWHVINWEKVEENYRVLF, encoded by the coding sequence ATGGAATATCGATTACCTTCATTGCCATATGATTATGGTGCGCTTGAACCGTATATTGATACGGTGACTATGGAGATTCATCATACTAAACATCATCAGGGATATGTAAATATATTAAATAATTGCTTAGAAACACATCCTGAATTACAAAATAAGCCACTCACAGATTTATTAAAACAGCTCAATACGTTACCAGATTCTGCTCAAGCTAGTATTCGTAACAATGGTGGTGGTCACTATAATCATTCGCTTTTTTGGCAGGTGATGAAAAAAAATGGTGGGGGTGAGCCAAAAGGACACATTGGGGAGGAAATAAAAAAAACTTTTGGCAATTTTCAAATATTTCAAGATCATTTTAATGCTACTGCAAAGACAGTTTTTGGATCTGGGTGGGCATGGCTTTGTGTTGTGCAAAATGGTGAACTTAGAATTATGTCAACACTAAACCAAGATTCTCCACTTTCTCAAAATATATATCCGATTTTAGGTTTGGATGTGTGGGAGCATGCTTATTATTTGAAATATCAAAATCGTCGTCCAGATTATATAAATGCTTGGTGGCATGTTATTAATTGGGAAAAAGTAGAAGAAAACTATCGAGTATTATTTTAA
- the glmS gene encoding glutamine--fructose-6-phosphate transaminase (isomerizing), whose product MCSVFGYIGKKNSRECVLEGLGRLEYRGYDSAGFACLSPENNHLLYAKTPGRLSNLQEQLEKTPIDGNVSIGHTRWSTHGLSSYENAHPHFDCEKTISLVHNGIVENHHELRKQLKNTGHTFHSETDTETVAHLFETLLKIHETFKGAIVDLVNQLDGAYALVVLMQEHPDMMLLIRKRSPLCIGLGNDEMFIASDQLAFAGKTKKVLFLPDQSFALVKYNTIDLYDFKGKPLKLDVQETDVDWKGYGKKGYTHFMLKEIYEQKGAIHDTIDFLHSLGPKIWDHVGLSAQRVKRLDKINLVACGTSWHASRIAQFFFERFCMIPTRVSLASEFRYMPFFPDRHTVYIMVSQSGETADTLEALHMIREFELSTIALTNVASSTIVREADGFLLTQAGQEVAVASTKAFSTQLTALYWLARRIAYEKKIINAAQFKTAEAHLLVAAELLENSIENYKRVIVHTLAKKYAQYKRYIFLGRHISYPFAMEAALKLKEISYIFAQCYPAGELKHGPIALIDEQTPVVLFSSQELIVYQKLVANAQEIKARNGHLIVFAFEGQDELCALADTVFVVPQVGPLLDPLVMTGLMQFFVYHIANELGRAIDKPRNLAKSVTVE is encoded by the coding sequence ATGTGCAGCGTATTTGGTTATATAGGGAAAAAGAATAGCAGGGAATGCGTATTAGAGGGTCTTGGGCGGCTAGAATATCGCGGATATGACTCTGCGGGCTTTGCGTGCTTGAGCCCTGAAAATAATCACTTACTGTATGCCAAAACGCCTGGAAGATTGAGTAATTTACAAGAACAGCTTGAAAAAACACCAATCGATGGAAATGTATCTATCGGACATACAAGGTGGTCTACACATGGCTTGTCTTCATATGAAAATGCACACCCTCATTTTGATTGTGAAAAAACTATTTCGTTGGTCCATAATGGTATTGTAGAAAATCATCATGAGCTACGCAAGCAATTAAAAAATACCGGTCATACGTTTCATTCAGAAACCGATACTGAAACAGTAGCACATCTTTTCGAAACGCTATTAAAAATACATGAAACATTTAAAGGTGCGATAGTTGATTTGGTTAATCAATTGGATGGTGCATATGCGCTAGTTGTACTGATGCAGGAACACCCAGACATGATGTTATTGATACGCAAGCGTTCACCGCTTTGTATTGGACTTGGTAATGATGAAATGTTTATTGCTTCTGATCAATTGGCATTTGCAGGTAAAACAAAGAAAGTACTTTTTCTACCAGATCAAAGTTTTGCATTGGTAAAGTATAATACTATTGATCTTTATGATTTTAAAGGAAAACCATTAAAATTAGATGTACAAGAAACTGATGTTGATTGGAAGGGGTACGGAAAAAAAGGATATACGCATTTTATGCTCAAAGAAATTTATGAGCAAAAAGGTGCTATTCATGACACAATAGATTTTTTACATTCACTTGGACCAAAAATATGGGATCATGTCGGCTTAAGCGCACAGCGTGTTAAGCGACTTGATAAAATTAACTTGGTAGCGTGTGGTACTTCATGGCATGCATCACGTATTGCACAATTTTTTTTCGAGCGTTTCTGCATGATACCAACACGTGTTTCTTTAGCGTCAGAATTTCGGTATATGCCTTTTTTTCCCGATAGGCATACAGTGTATATTATGGTTTCTCAATCGGGTGAAACAGCTGATACCTTAGAAGCGCTACATATGATACGCGAGTTTGAGTTATCTACAATTGCATTAACGAATGTTGCTTCAAGCACGATAGTGCGCGAGGCTGATGGTTTTTTGCTCACGCAAGCAGGGCAAGAAGTCGCTGTTGCCTCAACTAAAGCATTTTCTACACAACTGACAGCTTTATACTGGCTTGCTCGTCGTATTGCGTATGAAAAAAAGATTATTAATGCGGCACAGTTTAAAACTGCTGAAGCACATTTACTAGTTGCAGCAGAATTACTAGAAAACAGTATTGAAAATTATAAACGTGTAATTGTGCATACACTTGCAAAAAAATATGCACAATATAAACGCTATATTTTTTTGGGCCGGCATATTAGTTATCCTTTTGCTATGGAGGCGGCCTTAAAACTCAAAGAGATTTCATATATTTTTGCACAATGTTATCCAGCTGGAGAACTAAAGCATGGGCCAATTGCATTAATTGATGAGCAAACACCAGTTGTATTATTTTCAAGCCAGGAATTAATCGTGTATCAAAAGTTAGTTGCAAATGCACAAGAAATAAAGGCTCGCAATGGTCATTTGATTGTATTTGCTTTTGAAGGACAAGATGAGCTGTGTGCATTGGCGGATACTGTTTTTGTGGTGCCACAAGTTGGACCGTTGTTAGATCCGCTTGTTATGACTGGTCTTATGCAATTTTTTGTATATCACATTGCCAATGAGCTTGGGCGAGCAATTGATAAACCTAGAAATTTAGCAAAGTCTGTAACAGTGGAGTAA
- a CDS encoding septum formation initiator family protein, with product MKRILYKVGTKIGSSKAIDNALSKKGIMMVVVKHSIMRAFFVIEVFVFCLVYLLGTQGIVRVKQLQRENSKLEQEIILLKQEVNILEQEIISWQTNIFHKEKIAREQLQMARKNEQVYYIG from the coding sequence ATGAAAAGAATATTGTATAAAGTAGGAACAAAAATAGGTAGTAGTAAAGCTATAGACAACGCTTTGAGTAAAAAGGGAATAATGATGGTTGTTGTAAAGCACTCAATCATGCGTGCATTTTTTGTGATTGAAGTGTTTGTATTTTGCCTAGTATATTTACTAGGAACACAGGGGATTGTTCGCGTTAAACAGTTACAACGAGAAAATAGTAAGCTTGAGCAGGAAATTATTCTATTGAAGCAAGAAGTTAACATACTGGAGCAAGAAATTATTTCTTGGCAAACTAATATTTTCCATAAAGAGAAAATTGCGCGTGAGCAGCTGCAAATGGCTCGCAAGAATGAACAAGTCTATTATATAGGATAG